Proteins encoded by one window of Deltaproteobacteria bacterium:
- the rpsP gene encoding 30S ribosomal protein S16, translating to MAVTIRLQRHGKHKRPFYRIVATDSPMRRDGRYLELVGTYDTFLNPPVINLKEDRVKYWLGVGATTSDTVANIIDKTVPGFLADIEKKRTDKIRSKRAARKARKAKLAA from the coding sequence ATGGCTGTAACGATAAGACTACAAAGACATGGAAAACATAAGAGGCCTTTTTATCGCATAGTAGCAACTGATTCGCCAATGCGAAGAGATGGGCGCTACCTCGAACTAGTTGGCACATACGACACATTTTTAAACCCACCGGTTATTAATCTAAAAGAAGATAGAGTTAAGTATTGGCTAGGCGTCGGTGCAACTACTTCTGACACAGTAGCAAATATAATCGATAAAACTGTTCCGGGATTTTTAGCCGACATAGAGAAAAAACGAACCGACAAGATAAGGTCGAAAAGAGCTGCACGAAAGGCAAGAAAAGCTAAGTTAGCGGCTTAA
- a CDS encoding RDD family protein, with product MKASLLSRVIASLLDGLFLGLLNFLITVIIVFSGDNKQKILLEAKTLGADRLPQTYSILWACVLISILLMLIYASMEIMFFRTPGKMIMGIEIRGEDGEQASLPALFMRWIFKHLGTHTYLIALLFLSHSLISLAGLAGFIMSIGCLMALGEKKQTLYDKIACTCVFVRQGPSYHERDEHTGRFENSTGNTTQTPRKSSGAVDKLIFD from the coding sequence ATGAAAGCTAGTCTGCTCTCGCGCGTTATAGCGTCATTACTCGATGGCCTCTTCCTGGGGCTACTGAACTTCCTAATAACTGTAATCATAGTGTTTTCAGGCGACAATAAGCAAAAAATACTATTAGAAGCAAAAACTCTTGGAGCCGATCGTTTACCCCAAACTTATAGCATACTATGGGCTTGTGTACTTATATCCATTCTGCTGATGCTTATTTATGCCTCAATGGAAATCATGTTTTTCCGTACTCCCGGAAAGATGATTATGGGAATAGAGATTAGAGGCGAAGATGGAGAACAAGCTTCGCTGCCTGCTCTCTTCATGCGGTGGATTTTCAAGCATCTAGGTACACATACTTATTTAATTGCGCTTCTATTCTTGTCACACAGCTTAATAAGTTTAGCAGGCCTTGCGGGCTTTATAATGTCGATTGGTTGCTTAATGGCGCTCGGCGAAAAGAAGCAGACCTTATACGACAAGATTGCCTGCACTTGTGTTTTTGTTCGACAAGGCCCTTCTTATCACGAAAGGGATGAACACACAGGAAGGTTTGAAAACTCCACAGGAAACACAACTCAAACACCACGAAAGTCCTCAGGGGCTGTGGATAAGTTGATCTTTGATTGA